A genomic stretch from Mesoplodon densirostris isolate mMesDen1 chromosome 3, mMesDen1 primary haplotype, whole genome shotgun sequence includes:
- the CEP72 gene encoding LOW QUALITY PROTEIN: centrosomal protein of 72 kDa (The sequence of the model RefSeq protein was modified relative to this genomic sequence to represent the inferred CDS: inserted 2 bases in 1 codon; deleted 3 bases in 2 codons): MAPAGRLVLCEEKIRGKTGLAPHRGLAELRSLSIPGTYQEKITHLGNSLMNLTGLKSLDLSRNSLVSLEGIEYLAALERLSVHHNRISSLAEVFNXERAEVDFRLNPVVESVFVVRMLPRLRQLDDRPVRESERKASRLHFASEESLDSKQSFPAVFRVERPRHSGAKCTDPSAKKLLVMDADDEVVLNLIAECEWGLSSPLGSVSSSQREQEASFQSSPESRHLLSPESAQHQCGDSLRKGPEKRRSSSRGGWVGPRMQDQRPPQHVAPRPVPVWLALLAPGGQVQLCCVGVGSCGGPGLEVGDGRAQVAGQEHRKRRVRGGRLQAPADQECLSCLEEGLSRRGGSEGRSQGPCSRSAAWEPEQQRPPSVREVSQVCRPRAADLSGRSSILSANTAPSVIPGALAYAASSSRRLEPPSGAGVPGVRPLVLRRTRPRSGVHVLETPGSPRAVVDDALSPLSLAQLEMETFSKFGTRVKTIQQTMDVTPGGASPDGLALAVGLGLCRRGAACAVPSSEYSDPVVIVLLERARPFCRVEGRSLTTPGTSAPSPTPEAEGPGAASDGDVDTRAGGGEVNPTCPPLQTQKKPWSWFVSVQVCPKLHLAVPPGKKATLEVAPLDLVDRHWSGCSPLHSSEVFLAQTRHILSSVQEFTATQDSSTTVSEEIISLTMENKSLRSRLAELQQQYSVKMSEVVSELSDTRKEMGHLRQHLDRALEESSGLKSLLFSVKTEVRNADAPSTLSLQITGLQTSVERLSGEIVELKQHLEPYDRIQELTQMLQESHRSLVSTNEHLLLELGRVRARHQAEVEQLHWSCRELEKTAALFPSLPPASAP; encoded by the exons ATGGCGCCGGCGGGGCGGCTGGTTCTGTGTGAAGAGAAGATCCGGGGAAAGACCGGGCTGGCGCCTCACCGCGGCCTGG CTGAACTTCGGTCATTATCTATTCCTGGAACTTACCAAGAAAAGATTACTCACCTAGGAAATTCTTTGATGAATTTAACAGGTCTAAAATCTCTAGATCTCTCACGAAACTCCTTGGTTAGTCTAGAG GGCATCGAGTACCTGGCGGCGCTGGAGCGTCTCAGCGTCCACCACAACCGTATCTCCTCGCTGGCGGAGGTCTTTAA GGAGCGCGCGGAAGTGGACTTCCGGCTGAACCCCGTGGTGGAGAGCGTCTTCGTGGTGCGCATGCTCCCGCGGCTCCGGCAGCTGG ATGACCGCCCTGTGAGGGAGAGTGAGCGGAAAGCATCCCGGCTGCACTTTGCTTCGGAGGAATCGCTGGACTCAAAGCAGAGCTTCCCAGCTGTTTTCAGAGTCGAAAG ACCGCGTCACTCCGGAGCCAAGTGTACTGACCCCTCGGCCAAGAAG CTTTTGGTCATGGACGCGGATGATGAGGTGGTCCTGAACCTCATTGCCGAGTGTGAGTGGGGCTTGAGCAGCCCTCTTGGGAGCGTGAGTTCCAGCCAGCGGGAGCAAGAGGCCAGCTTCCAGAGCTCCCCAG AGTCGCGGCATCTATTGAGTCCTGAGTCAGCACAGCACCAGTGCGGGGACTCCCTGAGGAAGGGCCCCGAGAAGAGGAGGAGCAGCTCCCGCGGGGGCTGGGTGGGGCCGAGGATGCAGGACCAGCGCCCCCCGCAGCACGTTGCCCCTCGTCCAG TCCCAGTGTGGCTTGCTCTGCTGGCCCCTGGTGGCCAGGTTCAGCTGTGCTGTGTGGGTGTGGGCTCGTGTGGAGGCCCTGGACTGGAGGTGGGGGACGGAAGAGCACAGGTTGCAGGTCAAG AGCACAGGAAGCGAAGGGTGCGTGGCGGGAGGCTCCAGGCACCTGCGGACCAGGAGTGTCTGAGCTGCTTGGAGGAGGGCCTGAGCAGGAGGGGCGGCTCGGAGGGCCGGAGCCAGGGGCCCTGTTCCCGCTCGGCGGCCTGGGAGCCCGAGCAGCAGAGGCCGCCCAGCGTGCGTGAGGTGAGCCAGGTGTGCAGGCCGCGGGCCGCCGACCTGTCAGGCCGGTCTTCCATCCTCAGCGCTAACACGGCCCCGAG TGTCATCCCGGGGGCGCTGGCTTACGCAGCCTCCTCGTCCCGCCGGCTGGAGCCACCCTCGGGAGCGGGGGTCCCGGGCGTGCGTCCCTTGGTTCTCCGAAGGACACGTCCTCGTTCGGGAGTGCACGTTCTCGAGACCCCAGGGTCACCCAGAGCGGTTGTGGACGATGCTTTATCGCCCTTGTCACTGGCCCAGTTGGAGATGGAGACATTCTCAAAGTTTGGGACACGAGTGAAGACCATCCAGCAGACA ATGGATGTCACCCCGGGCGGAGCCTCGCCTGACGGCCTGGCACTTGCTGTGGGGTTGGGGCTTTGCAGGAGGGGTGCTGCCTGCGCTGTCCCCTCCTCTGAGTACTCTGACCCTGTGGTGATCGTCCTCTTGGAGAGGGCACGACCCTTCTGCCGGGTGGAAGGCAGAAGCCTGACCACACCGGGGACTTCGGCTCCGTCACCCACGCCTGAGGCTGAGGGTCCGGGTGCAGCTTCTGACGGAG ATGTGGACACACGTGCAGGGGGCGGGGAGGTGAATCCCACGTGCCCCCCCCTGCAG ACACAGAAAAAGCCATGGTCGTGGTTTGTTTCCGTGCAGGTGTGTCCCAAATTGCACTTGGCCGTGCCGCCCGGGAAGAAGGCCACCCTGGAGGTGGCGCCCCTCGACCTGGTGGACAGGCACTGGAGTGGCTGCAGCCCCCTGCACAGCAGTGAGGTGTTCCTCG CTCAGACAAGACACATTTTGTCATCTGTCCAAGAGTTTACAGCCACTCAGGACAGTTCAACAACG GTGAGCGAAGAAATTATCTCCCTGACTATGGAAAATAAGTCTTTGCGGAGTCGCCTTGCTGAGCTACAGCAGCAGTATAGCGTGAAGATGAGTGAGGTGGTGTCGGAACTCAGCGACACTCGGAAGGAGATG GGTCACCTGCGGCAGCATCTGGACCGAGCTCTGGAGGAAAGCAGTGGCTTGAAGTCTCTTCTGTTCAGCGTGAAAACAGAAGTGAGAAACGCCGACGCGCCATCCACACTGAGCTTGCAGATCACTG GACTTCAGACAAGTGTCGAGAGGCTCTCTGGTGAGATTGTGGAACTAAAGCAGCATCTGGAGCCCTACGACAGGATCCAGGAGCTCACCCAGATGCTGCAGGAGAGCCA